In Eubalaena glacialis isolate mEubGla1 chromosome 3, mEubGla1.1.hap2.+ XY, whole genome shotgun sequence, the following are encoded in one genomic region:
- the LRRC47 gene encoding leucine-rich repeat-containing protein 47 → MAAAAVSEVWPELELAERERRRELLLTGPGLEQRVRAAGGRLPPRLFTLPLLHYLEVSGCGSLREPGPGLAQGLPQLHSLVLRRNALGPGLSPELGPLPALRVLDLSGNALEALPPGQGLGPAEPPGLPQLQSLNLSGNRLRELPADLARCAPRLQTLNLTGNRLDAFPAALFRPGALPLLSELAAADNCLQELSPEIAHLASLKTLDLSNNQLSEIPAELADCPKLKDINFRGNRLRDKRLEKMVSGCQTRSILEYLRAGGRGGGRGRGKAEGPDREEARRKRRERRKRECGEAEAAWVDEASRLLLRVLHVAENPAPLTVTVSPGVGDVRPFIVGAVVRGMDLQPGNALKRFLSSQTKLHEDLCEKRTAATIATHDLRAIRGPLLYAARPPQDLRIVPLGRREAKAKDLVRQLQLEAEEHRKQKRRQNVSGLHRYLHLLDGKEHYPCLVDANGDVISFPPITNSEKTKIKKTTCDLFLEVTSAASLQICKDIMDALILKMAEINKYTLENKDEGSLSDHEVDAIPGQVSDPRATRGAEQAGSAPLVVEQVRVVDEEGHLKVVYPSKTDLDLAAAHVTVLR, encoded by the exons ATGGCGGCTGCGGCGGTGTCGGAGGTCTGGCCGGAGCTGGAGCTGGCGGAGCGGGAGCGGCGGCGGGAGCTGCTGCTGACCGGGCCCGGGCTGGAGCAGCGGGTGCGCGCGGCGGGCGGGCGGCTGCCGCCGCGGCTCTTCACGCTGCCGCTGCTGCACTACCTGGAGGTGAGCGGCTGCGGCAGCCTGCGCGAGCCGGGCCCCGGCCTGGCGCAGGGCCTCCCGCAGCTGCACAGCCTGGTGCTGCGGCGCAACGCCCTGGGGCCCGGCCTGAGCCCTGAGCTCGGCCCGCTGCCCGCGCTGCGCGTGCTCGACCTGTCAGGCAACGCGCTGGAGGCGCTGCCGCCGGGCCAGGGCCTAGGCCCCGCCGAGCCGCCGGGCCTCCCGCAGCTGCAGAGCCTCAACCTCAGTGGCAACCGGCTGCGCGAGCTGCCCGCCGACCTGGCGCGCTGCGCGCCGCGCCTGCAGACCCTCAACCTCACCGGCAACCGCCTGGACGCCTTCCCCGCCGCGCTCTTCCGCCCCGGCGCGCTGCCGCTGCTCAGCGAACTGGCGGCCGCCGACAACTGCCTCCAGGAGCTCAGCCCCGAAATCGCCCACCTGGCCTCGCTCAAG ACGCTGGACCTGTCCAACAACCAGCTGAGTGAGATCCCAGCAGAGCTGGCCGACTGCCCCAAGCTCAAGGACATCAACTTCCGGGGGAACAGGCTGCGGGACAAGCGCCTGGAGAAGATGGTCAGCGGCTGCCAGACCAGGTCCATCCTGGAGTACCTGCGCGCCGGGGGCCGCGGGGGCGGCCGGGGCCGGGGCAAGGCCGAGGGCCCCGACAGGGAGGAGGCGCGGAGGAAGCGGCGGGAGCGGAGGAAGAGGGAGTGCGGCGAGGCCGAGGCGGCGTGGGTGGACGAGGCCAGCCGGCTGCTGCTGCGGGTGCTGCACGTGGCCGAGAACCCGGCCCCGCTGACGGTCACAGTGAGCCCCGGGGTCGGGGACGTGCGGCCCTTCATCGTGGGCGCCGTAGTGCGGGGCATGGACCTGCAGCCGGGGAACGCGCTCAAGCGGTTCCTCTCCTCCCAG ACAAAGCTGCACGAGGACCTTTGTGAGAAGAGGACGGCGGCCACCATCGCAACCCACGACCTCAGAGCCATCCGGGGGCCCCTGCTGTATGCCGCCCGCCCGCCGCAAGACCTCAGG ATCGTCCCCTTGGGGCGCCGGGAAGCCAAGGCCAAGGACCTGGTACGGCAGCTGCAGCTGGAGGCCGAGGAGCACAGGAAGCAGAAGAGGAGGCAGAACGTGTCGGGCCTGCACAG GTACCTTCACTTGCTGGACGGGAAGGAGCATTATCCGTGCCTCGTGGATGCAAACGGCGACGTGATTTCTTTCCCGCCCATAACAAACAGCGAGAAGACGAAG ATTAAGAAAACCACTTGTGACCTGTTTCTGGAAGTGACGAGCGCCGCCAGCCTGCAGATCTGCAAGGACATTATGGACGCCCTCATCCTG AAAATGGCAGAAATCAACAAAtacactttggaaaataaagacGAAGGTTCCCTCTCCGACCACGAAGTCGATGCCATTCCTGGACAAGTCTCGGATCCCAGGGCGACTCGCGGTGCTGAACAGGCTGGGAGCGCCCCGCTGGTGGTGGAGCAGGTCCGGGTGGTGGATGAGGAGGGGCACCTGAAGGTGGTGTATCCGTCCAAGACGGACCTGGACCTCGCCGCCGCCCACGTGACCGTGCTCCGCTGA
- the SMIM1 gene encoding small integral membrane protein 1, with translation MQPQESSIQYSRWEDSSRDEVSVASGPGAEEASGCKRVSRKLCSGKLGISLKVLGAVALFWVVFTLGYVTGYFVHKCK, from the exons ATGCAGCCCCAGGAGAGCAGCATCCAGTACAGTAGGTGGGAGGACAGCAGCCGGGATGAAGTCAGCGTGGCCAGCGGGCCCGGCGCAGAGGAGGCCTCGGGCTGTAAGag GGTCTCCCGGAAGCTGTGCTCGGGCAAGCTGGGCATCTCCTTGAAGGTGCTGGGTGCAGTGGCCCTCTTCTGGGTCGTGTTCACCCTGGGCTACGTCACTGGCTACTTCGTGCACAAGTGCAAATGA